The following proteins are encoded in a genomic region of Lactiplantibacillus plantarum:
- a CDS encoding shikimate kinase, with the protein MRAILIGFMGSGKTTVGRLLAAGLATKHADLDDLIVQRAGRSITTIFAEQGEGYFRQLEHQTLLQALETPGILSTGGGTPTIAMNAISLKQSTVPVIWLTASDQTTINRVKNDTSRPLVNELDTGALIALKQRRQALYAAAADLTIATDQLTPQQIARQIQQWLNQQPVALQA; encoded by the coding sequence ATGCGAGCAATTTTAATTGGATTTATGGGTAGTGGGAAAACAACGGTCGGTCGGCTTTTGGCGGCCGGGTTAGCAACTAAACATGCTGATTTAGATGATTTGATTGTTCAGCGGGCGGGACGGTCGATTACGACTATTTTTGCGGAGCAAGGAGAGGGGTACTTCCGGCAATTGGAGCATCAGACTTTGCTCCAAGCACTCGAAACACCCGGGATTTTATCGACCGGTGGTGGTACTCCGACCATTGCAATGAATGCAATTAGTCTGAAACAAAGCACGGTGCCAGTTATCTGGTTGACGGCTAGTGATCAAACCACTATTAACCGTGTTAAAAATGATACTAGCCGACCACTTGTCAATGAATTGGATACAGGGGCACTGATTGCGTTGAAGCAACGGCGCCAAGCCTTATATGCCGCTGCGGCCGATTTGACGATCGCAACCGATCAACTGACACCCCAGCAGATTGCCCGCCAAATTCAGCAGTGGCTGAATCAGCAACCAGTTGCGCTCCAGGCTTGA
- a CDS encoding prephenate dehydrogenase, protein MTTVLIKGLGLIGSSLALSIKQAHPTVHIIGIDRDDVSLSYARQQGMIDASGTDLAAVASDADVIILAGPVDVIVADLHRLAMMPLKAGVLVTDVGSTKQVVMHAALAIQQHGVTFIGGHPMAGSHKSGVTAGRANLFENAFYLLVPGRTNQAAVQRLQALLKATHVKWLTVTAIQHDRIVGQLSHLPHIVAAALVDQTQVALADSALGLRLAAGGFKSITRIASSDPTMWAAILMTNAELITNQLQDYIDQLLRIKTAIRVHDQATLYEFFATAKVTRDHLGPEQLGGLPNFYDLFLNVPDRVGALADVTQRLAQAQLSLVNIHILEIREEIDGVLQLTFSDLKTRTQASSLLADAGYQIVRRN, encoded by the coding sequence ATGACAACTGTATTGATCAAAGGTTTGGGGCTAATTGGCAGTTCGTTGGCACTAAGCATTAAGCAGGCCCATCCCACGGTGCACATTATTGGGATTGATCGTGACGATGTCAGCCTGAGTTATGCGCGTCAACAGGGTATGATCGATGCTAGTGGCACTGATTTGGCCGCGGTCGCGAGCGACGCTGATGTGATTATTTTAGCGGGGCCAGTTGATGTGATCGTTGCTGACTTGCACCGACTGGCTATGATGCCACTCAAGGCAGGGGTGCTTGTGACGGATGTCGGGAGTACTAAACAAGTGGTGATGCATGCCGCGCTTGCCATACAACAGCACGGTGTGACTTTCATCGGCGGTCATCCAATGGCGGGTTCACATAAATCGGGTGTGACGGCTGGCCGCGCCAACTTATTCGAGAACGCCTTTTACTTGTTAGTGCCGGGCCGGACTAATCAAGCAGCCGTTCAACGGCTGCAAGCATTGTTAAAAGCGACTCACGTCAAATGGTTGACGGTCACTGCAATACAGCATGACCGGATTGTAGGACAGTTAAGTCATTTGCCACATATTGTCGCTGCGGCTTTAGTTGATCAGACTCAGGTGGCTTTGGCAGATTCGGCACTCGGGTTGCGATTAGCGGCTGGTGGGTTTAAAAGTATTACTCGGATTGCCAGTTCGGACCCCACGATGTGGGCGGCCATCCTGATGACTAATGCTGAACTAATAACCAATCAATTGCAGGATTATATTGACCAACTGTTGCGCATCAAGACAGCCATTAGGGTGCATGATCAAGCAACATTGTACGAATTTTTTGCGACAGCTAAGGTGACGCGTGATCACTTGGGACCGGAACAGTTGGGAGGACTACCAAACTTTTATGATTTGTTTTTGAACGTCCCCGACCGTGTTGGCGCTCTCGCGGATGTCACTCAGCGGCTCGCACAGGCTCAGCTGAGCTTAGTCAATATTCATATTTTAGAGATTCGTGAAGAGATTGATGGTGTCTTGCAACTGACGTTTAGTGATCTAAAGACGAGAACGCAAGCATCGTCGTTGTTAGCTGATGCGGGTTATCAGATTGTAAGGAGGAATTAA
- the aroA gene encoding 3-phosphoshikimate 1-carboxyvinyltransferase has protein sequence MIKKLSIQPASGLQGDLSVPGDKSVSHRGLILGAISQGTTTLHHFLPAADCLSTLTALQKLGVPIKRVDTTVTISGRGLRGLTQPQQPLDMGNAGTATRLLTGLLAGQPFETTLVGDTSLSQRPMERVRQPLQAMGAQVQLTAGHLPMTITGRTLHGSRTEMQVASAQVKSALILAALQADQASTIIEKLPTRDHTERLLQQFGGQIETAPDQRTITVQPQPALVGQSLTIPGDFSSAAFFVTAATIIPNSHVRLTNVGLNPTRTGFLNILRRMGGQVTVDHEHRMGEPVGTLDVRFAQLHPVQVTATEIPAVIDELPLVALLAATANGISTISGAAELRVKETDRIATIVTELRKLGVQITSQPDGFVIDGRKSWRQPTEPLASHGDHRIGMMVAIAALRLAAPAELESAEAVNISYPTFFEDLARLSQGV, from the coding sequence ATGATAAAAAAACTAAGTATTCAACCAGCTAGTGGGTTACAAGGTGACTTAAGTGTACCAGGCGATAAAAGTGTCTCACATCGAGGCTTGATTTTAGGGGCAATTAGTCAAGGGACGACGACCTTGCACCACTTTTTGCCAGCCGCCGATTGCTTATCGACTTTAACGGCGCTGCAAAAGTTAGGGGTGCCAATCAAGCGTGTCGATACGACCGTTACGATCAGTGGCCGCGGCTTACGTGGGTTGACCCAACCACAACAACCATTAGACATGGGGAATGCGGGGACGGCCACTCGCTTATTAACTGGGTTGTTAGCCGGTCAACCGTTTGAGACGACCTTGGTCGGCGATACGTCCCTTAGTCAACGGCCGATGGAGCGAGTGCGTCAACCATTACAAGCCATGGGGGCGCAGGTACAATTAACAGCCGGGCACTTACCGATGACGATCACTGGTCGGACTTTACATGGTAGTCGTACCGAGATGCAGGTCGCTAGTGCACAAGTTAAGAGCGCCTTGATTTTAGCAGCCCTGCAAGCCGATCAGGCAAGTACGATTATTGAAAAATTACCGACTCGTGACCACACTGAACGGTTGTTGCAACAATTTGGTGGTCAAATTGAAACGGCGCCTGATCAACGAACAATCACGGTCCAACCGCAGCCAGCCTTGGTTGGTCAGTCACTAACGATTCCTGGCGATTTTTCCTCGGCTGCGTTTTTCGTGACAGCCGCGACGATTATTCCAAATTCACATGTCCGGTTAACGAACGTGGGACTGAATCCGACACGAACGGGTTTCTTAAACATTTTACGACGGATGGGTGGTCAAGTGACGGTCGATCATGAACACCGGATGGGCGAACCAGTTGGCACGCTTGACGTGCGGTTTGCACAACTGCATCCGGTCCAAGTCACTGCTACTGAAATTCCTGCCGTAATCGATGAACTGCCACTAGTTGCATTGTTGGCTGCGACTGCGAATGGTATTAGCACAATCAGTGGGGCTGCTGAATTACGAGTCAAGGAAACCGATCGCATTGCAACGATTGTGACCGAGCTTCGAAAACTTGGTGTTCAGATCACTTCGCAACCGGATGGCTTCGTGATTGATGGTCGCAAGTCTTGGCGGCAGCCGACCGAGCCATTAGCCAGCCATGGCGATCACCGAATCGGTATGATGGTGGCGATTGCAGCGTTGCGATTAGCCGCTCCCGCCGAACTAGAGTCCGCCGAAGCTGTGAACATTTCATACCCGACGTTCTTTGAAGATTTAGCACGTTTAAGCCAGGGGGTGTGA